One window from the genome of Solea solea chromosome 13, fSolSol10.1, whole genome shotgun sequence encodes:
- the LOC131471553 gene encoding histone-lysine N-methyltransferase SETDB1-B-like yields MESSEGMEVEDWDSSLEEELGVSLEELKKWIEETVEKSEIVQNKKAQLTELKELVEQKEKEEAMADTLLKDANQSLLECEMLVKATYYRNGLVYRESSSEDEGGGGGVLSSEVIEIDDDDDDDVIAVGCLVPPKKPLTPVKDSMLKETSAALQKTTQQVQKLVQIVTKPTLGTSLLRSPGQPLSQSGVQGSVPAVFVSQVASQSMSQPKPNVAEGELRIGMSILGKKRTKTWHRGTLVAVNPIGNGLFKYKVKFDKGKSLLSGNHVAFDYNPTLESLYVGARVVAKYKDGSLVWLYAGIVAEMPNNKNRMRFMIFFDDGYASYVTLPELYPVCRPLKRTWEDIEDASCRDFIDEYITDYPSRPMVLLKVNQIIKTEWEGTWWKSKVEDVDGSLVKILFLDDKRSEWIYRGSTRLEPMFNLKMTTANTHEKKLAGQQRTRPNMGALRSKGPVVQYTSDGLIGASPVKSLPATLSPTLQTPQQQQQLQQLQQLQRPQAQQTQQTLQTLQTLQIQRTQQTLQIQQTQQTQQTQQTQQIQQTLQTQQTLQTLQTLQTLQTLQTQQTQQIQQTPLPLRVDNKHQMAKKSTSPFVPGVGGTHASKVLQSLSSSPTSLPGVRMMNPPHTFTQSYQRQPTLAPAPPPLTHVMASIPQQPSYRAPTDRIFYMAHTCQPACLKRIRPAKSDMHSGKNPLLMPLLYDFRRMIGRRKVNRKMFFHVIYKAPCGLCLRNMAEIQNYLFQTLCDFIFLEMFCLDPYVLVDRPFQPQRPFYYIPDITGGKEDIPLSCVNEIDSTPPPKVAYSKERIPEDGVYINTGADFLVGCDCTDGCQDKSKCSCHQLTLQATACTPGAQVNVNAGFSYKRLEECLPTGIYECNKRCKCCAEMCTNRLVQHGLQVRLQLFKTQNKGWGIRCLDDVAKGSFVCIYAGKILTDDFADREGLEMGDEYFANLDHIESVENFKEGYESEAHCSDSEGSGVDMSRMKVKPSALASTNPAARQPTKAQSSSSSENSNDGDDKDSKSEDDSDSSDDTFVKDNYFNPSSVWRSYTTRGQVKSNKEGSQDSKDGLSASVKGTNEQKPPSMPEETGKSKVASWLTSQGLKKESGDHKGQVKPETGKKQDVMTLSDSDDVQTISSGSDDNKEKEKVTPGVTKKQVAVKSTRGIALKTSHSMMVKTGAPGGGGGPGRQGGKSGQQGHTGGGGDNAPKNTRQFFDGEESCYIIDAKLEGNLGRYLNHSCSPNLFVQNVFVDTHDLRFPWVAFFASKRIRAGTELTWDYNYEVGSVEGKVLLCCCGSTECRGRLL; encoded by the exons ATGGAAAGTAGTGAAGG GATGGAGGTGGAGGACTGGGACTCCAGTCTGGAGGAAGAGTTGGGTGTTTCtttggaggagctgaagaagtgGATTGAGGAGACTGTGGAGAAGAGTGAGATCGTACAGAACAAAAAGGCTCAACTTACAGAGCTGAAGGAATTGGTGGagcagaaagagaaggaggaggctaTGGCAGATACACTGCTCAAGGACGCTAATCA GTCTTTATTGGAATGTGAGATGCTGGTGAAGGCAACCTACTATAGGAACGGCCTTGTTTACCGGGAGAGCAGCTCAGAGGATGAGGGGGGCGGAGGAGGGGTGTTGTCCTCCGAGGTCATAGAaatagatgatgatgacgatgacgatgtcATTGCCGTTGGCTGTT TGGTTCCTCCAAAGAAGCCCTTGACTCCTGTGAAAGATTCAATG TTAAAAGAAACGTCTGCAGCTTTGCAGAAAACCACTCAGCAGGTGCAGAAGTTGGTTCAAATAGTTACCAAGCCAACACTTGGGACCTCTTTGCTCCGATCTCCTGGACAGCCTCTGTCTCAGTCAG GTGTTCAGGGTTCAGTGCCAGCAGTGTTTGTATCACAGGTTGCTTCTCAATCCATGAGCCAACCCAAGCCAAATGTAGCGGAGGGTGAGCTTCGCATTGGGATGAGCATTCTGGGAAAGAAACGCACCAAGACGTGGCACAGAGGCACCCTTGTAGCTGTTAACCCCATCG GAAATGGTTTATTCAAATATAAAGTGAAGTTTGACAAAGGAAAGAGTCTGCTGTCTGGAAATCATGTGGCTTTTGACTATAATCCCACACTGGAGAGTTTGTATGTTGGAGCCCGTGTGGTCGCCAAGTACAAGGATGGCAGTCTGGTTTGGCTCTATGCTGGAATAGTAGCAGAGATGCCCAACAATAAGAACCGTATGAG GTTTATGATATTCTTTGATGATGGTTATGCTTCGTATGTGACATTACCTGAGCTCTACCCTGTCTGCCGACCAT TAAAGCGTACTTGGGAAGACATAGAGGACGCATCGTGTCGAGATTTCATCGACGAGTACATCACCGACTATCCCAGCAGGCCGATGGTGCTCCTAAAGGTCAACCAGATAATCAAGACAGAGTGGGAGGGAACGTGGTGGAAGAGTAAAGTGGAGGACGTTGATGGCAGCTTGGTCAAGATCCTCTTCCTG GATGATAAGAGGAGTGAGTGGATCTATAGAGGGTCCACCAGGTTAGAGCCAATGTTCAACCTGAAGATGACCACAGCCAACACTCACGAAAAGAAGCTGGCTGGCCAGCAGAGAACACGTCCTAATATGG GAGCATTGAGGAGTAAAGGCCCAGTGGTTCAGTACACCAGTGATGGACTCATTGGAGCCTCTCCTGTCAAATCACTGCCGGCTACACTGAGTCCAACCTTACAAACAccccaacaacagcagcagctacagcagctacagcagctgCAGCGTCCACAAGCCCAGCAAACCCAGCAAACCCTGCAAACCCTGCAAACCCTCCAAATCCAGCGAACCCAGCAAACCCTGCAAATCCAACAAACCCAACAAACCCAACAAACCCAACAAACCCAGCAAATCCAACAAACCCTGCAAACCCAACAAACCCTTCAAACACTTCAAACCCTTCAAACCCTTCAAACCCTTCAAACCCAGCAAACCCAGCAAATCCAGCAAACCCCTCTGCCGCTACGTGTTGA CAATAAACATCAGATGGCAAAGAAGAGTACTTCTCCATTTGTCCCTGGGGTGGGAGGCACACATGCCTCCAAAGTCCTGCAGTCTCTTTCGTCCAGTCCTACCAGCCTGCCTGG TGTAAGAATGATGAATCCCCCGCATACGTTCACACAATCGTATCAGAGACAGCCAACACTGGCCCCTGCACCTCCTCCTTTGACCCATGTGATGGCCTCCATCCCACAACAGCCCTCATATCGGGCCCCGACAGATCGCATCTTCTACATGGCCCACACGTGTCAGCCTGCCTGTCTGAAACGTATCCGGCCTGCAAAATCAGACATGCACAGTGGAAAGAACCCACTCCTCATGCCTTTACTGTATGACTTCAGACGAATGATAGGACGACGCAAAGTAAACCGCAAG ATGTTCTTCCACGTGATTTACAAGGCTCCGTGTGGGCTTTGTCTGCGTAACATGGCAGAGATCCAAAACTACCTCTTCCAGACACTCTGTGACTTTATATTCTTAGAGATGTTCTGTCTGGATCCCTACGTACTCGTGGACCGTCCCTTCCAGCCACAGAGGCCATTTTATTACATTCCAGACATCACTGGTGGAAAGGAAGACATTCCTCTTTCCTGCGTCAATGAAATTGATTCCACTCCACCTCCTAAAGTAGCCTACA GTAAAGAACGTATCCCTGAAGATGGAGTGTACATCAACACCGGTGCAGACTTCCTGGTTGGGTGTGATTGCACCGATGGTTGTCAAGACAA GTCCAAATGTTCCTGCCACCAGCTGACCCTTCAGGCTACAGCTTGTACACCCGGGGCGCAGGTCAACGTGAATGCTGGATTTTCATACAAACGATTGGAGGAATGCCTGCCTACAGG catTTACGAGTGTAATAAGCGGTGCAAATGTTGTGCTGAGATGTGCACTAATCGGCTTGTTCAGCACGGCCTGCAGGTGCGTCTCCAACTCTTTAAGACCCAAAACAAAGGCTGGGGCATCCGATGTCTGGATGATGTGGCCAAGGGCTCTTTTGTCTGCATCTATGCTG GTAAAATCCTGACAGATGACTTTGCAGACAGAGAGGGACTTGAAATGGGTGACGAATATTTTGCCAATCTGGATCATATTGAGAGTGTGGAAAACTTCAAGGAGGGCTATGAGAGCGAGGCTCACTGTTCGGACAGTGAGGGAAGCGGTGTGGACATGTCCAGGATGAAGGTCAAACCATCTGCTTTAGCATCAACTAATCCTGCAGCGCGACAGCCCACAAAGG ccCAAAGCTCAAgttcatcagaaaacagcaacGACGGGGATGACAAAGACTCCAAGAGCGAAGATGACAGTGACAGTTCAGATGACACGTTTGTTAAGGACAACTACTTCAACCCCAGCTCTGTGTGGAGGAGTTACACAACGCGTGGTCAGGTCAAGAGCAATAAGGAAG GGAGTCAAGACAGTAAAGATGGATTGAGTGCATCAGTCAAGGGAACCAATGAACAGAAGCCACCGTCCATGCCAGAGGAGACAGGGAAAAGCAAAGTAGCTTCCTGGTTAACGAGCCAGGGGCTGAAGAAG GAATCTGGAGACCACAAAGG TCAAGTGAAGCCAGAAACAGGGAAGAAGCAGGATGTGATGACTCTCTCTGACAGTGACGATGTTCAGACCATCAGCTCTGGATCTGATgacaacaaagagaaagaaaaagtcacCCCAG GTGTTACTAAGAAGCAGGTAGCGGTTAAATCTACTCGCGGCATCGCTCTGAAGACCAGCCATAGTATGATGGTAAAGACAGGTGCacctggaggtggaggaggtccGGGACGTCAGGGAGGAAAATCAGGGCAGCAGGGACACACCGGAGGAGGCGGAGACAACGCTCCCAAAAACACGCGACAATTCTTTGATGGCGAAGAGTCTTGCTACATCATTGACGCCAAGTTGGAAGGAAACCTAGGACGATACCTCAAT CACAGCTGTAGTCCAAACCTTTTTGTCCAGAATGTGTTTGTGGACACTCATGATTTGCGATTCCCCTGGGTGGCATTCTTTGCCAGCAA
- the LOC131471292 gene encoding cortexin domain-containing 1 protein-like encodes MDPPALPVARLDVDVDLGFAFFFFFILCFFLLVTIVRCAQMVLDPYSAVSVSTYQEEEQMED; translated from the coding sequence ATGGACCCTCCAGCCCTCCCTGTGGCCAGACTTGATGTGGACGTGGACCTCGGTTTTgcattctttttcttcttcattctctGCTTTTTCTTGCTGGTGACCATTGTCCGCTGTGCTCAGATGGTGCTGGACCCTTACagtgctgtctctgtctctacataccaggaggaggagcaaatgGAAGACTGA